The genomic interval CCCGAGTTCGCCCAATCCTCTGCGGAAGTGCTCTACGCGTCCACGCGTAATCTGATTCTCGCCACCTTCTGCATTTCCGCTTTCTTCATGGCGGCGGTCTCCATGAAGCGCCCCACCCCCACGGATCTGGTGACCTTTCCCCTCTTCGCGTTGGCGATGCTCGTCTGCCTGCTCGCCCTGTGGTTGCTTCAGAAAGAGCTCCTGCTCACCCAGATAGTGTGGCAGGGAGCGCTGGTCGGTCTGCTCATGTTGGCTATCTACCTCCTGGACGAGCCCATGTTGGGGTTCGGCCTAGCCCTGCTCCCCATGCTGGCCGTGGTCACCCTAGGCTGGCCAGCCGGCTTGATCGCCGAGGGCGGCGTGGCGATCCTGGCGTGGGGGCTCGCTCGCGGATGGCTCGCGCCCCCTCTACCTCTTTCCTACAGCCTCGGCATCGCGACTGGGGGGGCGATCAGTGGGCTACTGGGATGGGCAGCCACGCGCACGCTGTACACGATCACCCAATGGGCCCTCCTCGGCTTCGAACAGGCGCGGCGACAAATGGAAGAGGCGCGAAACCAACGCCTGGAGCTGGAACAGGTCAAGGAAGATCTGCTTCATGCCAACTGCGAACTGGCCAGGCTATCCGATCGTCTAAAGGCAATGTATCAGATCGCTGAGGAGGCGCGACGGGCCAAGGAGGAGTTCGTGGCCAATGTCAGCCACGAGTTGCGTACGCCCCTCAACATGATCATCGGCTTCGCTGAGATGATCACCCAGGCCCCGCAGATCTACGGCGACGCGCTCCCGCCAGCGCTCCTGGCCGATATCGCCGCGATCCAACGGAACAGCCAGCACCTGGCCCAGCTTGTAGATGACGTGTTGGACCTGAGCCAAGCCGAGGCGAGGAAGATGGTGCTGAGCAAGGAATGGGTCTCGCTCCAGGAGATCATCCACGCGGCGACCATCGCCGTGCAAGCCTTCTACGAATCCAAGGGGCTTTATCTGAAGGTGGATGTACCATCTGACCTGCCCACCGTCTTCTGCGACGAAACGCGTATTCGTCAGGTGATGCTCAATCTCCTGAGCAACGCCGGTCGCTTCACTGAGCGGGGGGGCGTTCAGGTAAGGGCATGGCGCGAAGATGACAGCATCATCGTTAGCGTCGCCGATACGGGGCCAGGTATCCCTCCGGAGAAGCAGGAGAAGATCTTTGAGCCATTCCAGCAACTGGACAATTCCATCCGGCGGGCCCATGGGGGCAGCGGCCTAGGCCTGAGTATCAGCAAGCGCTTCGTGGAGATGCATGGCGGCAGGATGTGGCTGGAGAGTGCCGTGGGCGAGGGGACGACCTTTTACTTTAGCCTGCCTTTGCACACGCCGATAGCCACCACGCCAGCACAGAGTGATGCCTTGCGCTGGTTCAACCCCTATCAGCCTTATGAGACCCGGATGAGACGCTCAAAGGCCCCACTCCCAGAGTTGCCCCCTCGATTCGTGCTGCTTGAGCGTCAGGGATCCTTACAACGACGGCTGCGGCATTATCTTGAGGAAGCCGAGATCATCCCCGTACGCACCATCGAGGAGGCCAAGCAAGAGTTGCACCGTATGCCAGCCCGAGCGCTGATCATCAACGAATTTCCCCCGTCGGAGATATCGGGGGGACAAGACGGGGTCGACAGCCTAGCCGATCTCCCCTATGGGACGCCGGTCATCGCATGTTGGGTCCCGGACGAGGGGACCGCGGCCAAGGAACTCGGCGTCGTGCAATACCTCGTCAAGCCGGTGAACCGGGAGACGTTACTGTCCGCCCTGGAGGATCTGGGGGAAGAGGTGGAGAGCGTGCTGATCGTGGACGACGAGCCCGAGGTAGT from Chloroflexota bacterium carries:
- a CDS encoding response regulator, translated to MWYHLLTSPKAAPEFAQSSAEVLYASTRNLILATFCISAFFMAAVSMKRPTPTDLVTFPLFALAMLVCLLALWLLQKELLLTQIVWQGALVGLLMLAIYLLDEPMLGFGLALLPMLAVVTLGWPAGLIAEGGVAILAWGLARGWLAPPLPLSYSLGIATGGAISGLLGWAATRTLYTITQWALLGFEQARRQMEEARNQRLELEQVKEDLLHANCELARLSDRLKAMYQIAEEARRAKEEFVANVSHELRTPLNMIIGFAEMITQAPQIYGDALPPALLADIAAIQRNSQHLAQLVDDVLDLSQAEARKMVLSKEWVSLQEIIHAATIAVQAFYESKGLYLKVDVPSDLPTVFCDETRIRQVMLNLLSNAGRFTERGGVQVRAWREDDSIIVSVADTGPGIPPEKQEKIFEPFQQLDNSIRRAHGGSGLGLSISKRFVEMHGGRMWLESAVGEGTTFYFSLPLHTPIATTPAQSDALRWFNPYQPYETRMRRSKAPLPELPPRFVLLERQGSLQRRLRHYLEEAEIIPVRTIEEAKQELHRMPARALIINEFPPSEISGGQDGVDSLADLPYGTPVIACWVPDEGTAAKELGVVQYLVKPVNRETLLSALEDLGEEVESVLIVDDEPEVVRLFSRMIASADRSYRVLRANDGQRALDLLRARRPDTMLLDLILPGMDGFQVLREKQRDPSIRDIPVIAISSRGPIGQPIVSDMLHVTRGGGLSMRDLAACIEAVSEALVPSDRAGDRARLEKQTA